One Gossypium hirsutum isolate 1008001.06 chromosome A11, Gossypium_hirsutum_v2.1, whole genome shotgun sequence genomic window carries:
- the LOC107887742 gene encoding transcription factor bHLH94, whose translation MALEAVVFQQDLFGYNSKDLYSLLGGNLSYEDIHFPHHNQTSDEANNNFVNGGDSYWVSSSSSPTSMAPPPPPDEATNNNVNGSSSSALDTSTSRPKRRRLKTRKNKEEIENQRMTHIAVERNRRRQMNEYLSVLRSLMPESYVQRGDQASIIGGAINFVKELEHCVQLLSAKKETKERPNGSNSGCSSPFCEFFTFPQYSTSSTRGDNNSIPMNESMVETRSAIADIEVTMVESHANLKIRSKKGPAQLLKLVSGLNSMRLNILHLNVTTVDQTVLYSLSVKVEDDCKLTSVDDIATAVNQLLGRIQEEAVLN comes from the exons atggcaCTAGAAGCTGTTGTTTTTCAGCAAGATTTGTTTGGTTACAACAGCAAAGATCTATACAGCTTGTTGGGAGGGAATTTGAGCTATGAAGACATACATTTTCCTCATCACAATCAAACATCTGATGAAGCTAATAATAATTTCGTTAATGGCGGAGATAGTTATtgggtttcttcttcttcttcaccaacTTCAATGGCTCCGCCACCACCACCTGATGAAGCTACTAATAATAATGTTAATGGATCATCATCTTCAGCTTTGGATACTTCAACTAGTCGTCCTAAGAGACGTCGACTCAAGACCCGTAAAAACAAAGAAGAGATTGAGAATCAAAGAATGACCCACATTGCTGTTGAACGTAATAGGAGAAGACAAATGAATGAATATCTTTCTGTTCTTCGTTCTCTCATGCCTGAATCTTATGTTCAAagg GGAGATCAAGCTTCAATTATAGGAGGAGCTATCAATTTCGTGAAGGAGCTTGAGCACTGTGTTCAATTGTTAAGTGCTAAGAAAGAAACAAAGGAAAGACCAAATGGGAGTAATAGTGGCTGTTCATCGCCTTTTTGTGAGTTCTTCACATTCCCACAGTATTCAACGAGCTCGACTCGGGGTGATAATAATTCCATCCCCATGAATGAGTCAATGGTTGAGACCCGATCTGCGATAGCTGACATAGAAGTTACCATGGTGGAGAGCCATGCAAACCTCAAAATAAGGTCGAAAAAGGGACCAGCACAGCTCTTGAAACTGGTTTCAGGTTTGAATAGTATGCGTCTCAATATCCTCCATCTCAATGTCACAACTGTTGATCAAACTGTACTCTATTCTCTCAGTGTCAAG GTAGAAGATGATTGCAAGCTGACTTCAGTGGATGATATTGCAACAGCAGTAAATCAGTTGTTAGGTAGGATTCAAGAAGAAGCTGTGTTGAATTGA